A section of the Anabaena cylindrica PCC 7122 genome encodes:
- a CDS encoding carotenoid oxygenase family protein produces the protein MNTLETQENQNPAKSYTLEDWQGGYESLSQEFDYWIDDIEGQIPPELQGTLFRNGPGLLDVNGKRLHHPFDGDGMISRISFTKGRAHFCNRFVQTSGYLAEKKAKKILYRGVFGTQKPGGWLANAFDFKIKNIANTNVIYWGGKLLALWEAAEPHRLDPHTLETLEKEYFNGVLSTGEAFSAHPRFDPSCKQDNDAPCLVNFSIKPGLSTTITIFELNPAGEIIRKQSHKVPGFCFIHDFVITPNYCIFFQNPVEFNPLPFALGICSAGQCIKLIKNKPTQIIVIPRISKAETPNFKILEAQSGFIFHHVNAFEVGDEIVIDSICYESLSEVEPNSDYRKTDFDTNSPPQLWRFHLNLKENAVQRQLIDSRACEFPIIHPNNMGRKYRYLYIGAAHNQTGNAPLQAILKVDLESGDRQLWSAAPRGFVGEPIFVPRPNSQQEDDGWIIALVYDAEYHCSDVVILDAQDFLKGAVAKLHLKHHIPYGLHGSFTPEIFLDS, from the coding sequence ATGAATACATTAGAAACTCAAGAAAACCAAAATCCAGCAAAATCCTATACTCTGGAAGATTGGCAAGGAGGATATGAATCTCTCTCCCAAGAATTTGATTATTGGATTGATGACATAGAAGGACAAATTCCCCCAGAATTGCAAGGAACACTATTTAGAAATGGACCTGGTTTATTAGATGTAAACGGAAAACGCTTACATCATCCTTTTGATGGTGATGGCATGATTAGCCGCATCTCCTTCACCAAGGGTCGCGCCCATTTTTGTAACCGATTTGTACAAACCAGTGGTTATTTAGCAGAAAAAAAAGCTAAAAAAATCCTTTATCGTGGTGTTTTTGGTACTCAAAAGCCTGGTGGTTGGTTGGCAAATGCCTTTGATTTCAAAATCAAAAATATTGCTAATACAAACGTTATTTACTGGGGTGGTAAACTCTTGGCATTATGGGAGGCAGCAGAACCCCATCGCCTTGACCCCCATACACTCGAAACATTAGAAAAAGAATATTTTAATGGTGTCTTATCCACAGGTGAAGCCTTTAGCGCCCATCCTCGTTTTGACCCTAGTTGCAAACAAGATAATGATGCACCTTGTTTAGTCAATTTCTCTATTAAACCAGGATTATCCACAACGATCACCATTTTTGAGTTAAATCCAGCAGGAGAAATTATTAGAAAGCAATCCCATAAAGTTCCTGGTTTTTGCTTCATTCACGATTTTGTTATTACCCCTAATTACTGCATATTTTTCCAAAATCCTGTTGAATTTAACCCGTTACCTTTTGCCTTGGGAATATGCAGTGCTGGACAATGCATTAAGTTAATTAAAAATAAACCAACTCAGATAATAGTTATCCCCCGCATATCCAAGGCAGAAACACCAAATTTTAAAATTCTAGAAGCTCAATCAGGTTTTATCTTTCATCACGTCAATGCTTTTGAAGTTGGGGATGAAATAGTGATTGATTCAATCTGCTATGAATCTTTATCGGAAGTTGAACCAAATAGCGATTATCGGAAAACTGATTTTGACACCAATTCACCTCCACAACTTTGGCGGTTTCATCTAAATTTAAAAGAAAATGCAGTCCAGCGTCAATTGATAGACAGTCGTGCTTGCGAATTTCCTATTATTCACCCCAATAATATGGGTAGAAAGTATCGTTATTTATACATTGGTGCTGCTCATAATCAAACTGGAAATGCCCCTTTACAAGCAATTCTCAAAGTTGATTTAGAGTCAGGAGACAGACAATTATGGAGTGCTGCACCTCGTGGTTTTGTGGGTGAGCCAATTTTTGTTCCTCGTCCCAATTCTCAACAAGAAGATGATGGTTGGATAATAGCTTTAGTTTATGATGCCGAATATCATTGTTCAGATGTAGTAATTTTAGATGCTCAAGATTTCCTAAAAGGTGCAGTAGCAAAATTACACCTGAAGCATCATATTCCCTATGGTTTACACGGAAGTTTTACGCCTGAGATATTCCTAGATTCCTAA